In Phyllobacterium zundukense, one DNA window encodes the following:
- a CDS encoding hydantoinase/oxoprolinase N-terminal domain-containing protein, which translates to MAESTIEQAIFLGIDTGGTYTDAVLWSEQRGVIAKAKALTTRHDLSVGISGAVERIVTEASVRPADIRLVSMSTTLATNALVEGHGGRIALVMVGFSKADLEKADLGTALGSDPVVFIPGGHDVYGRAQPFDPAALIEALPRLQQDVTGFAVCAYFAVRNPEHEIAIRDLVRKETRLPVTCSHELSAKLNGPRRALTTVLNARLIAMIDRLVAATEGFLDRRGIHAPLMVVRGDGALVSAAFARHRPIETILSGPAASLVGARHMTGLDNAIVSDIGGTTTDVAVLDKGRPRLDPNGATVGGFRTMVEAVAMRTFGLGGDSEVSLDDNAMAPSIKLGPRRLVPLSLLATNHGAAVIDHLARQVKAANAGRLDGRFALLTGVPAQMASGLSKGEAELYERVTVEPRPLDRLLNSVSQAATINRLVARGLVHLSGFTPSDACHVLGLQNNWNAEAARYGAVLYARRKDGAGRPLCDTPEEVSHRTFDALIRRSSEVVLETVFAEDGLEGPETVASSLVQQALSGKSGIAGVRLDIDRPVIGLGASAPVYYPAVGDMLGTECIVPVDTDVANALGAVVGQVRVSVEAHISQPVEGLFRVMAGEVVRDFQIEEESIAFAESVLKQQAGLLALEAGTDEAQITIARDISAATVEDQRKFIEAVLIATASGRPRIAH; encoded by the coding sequence ATGGCTGAATCCACAATTGAACAGGCGATCTTCCTCGGCATCGATACGGGCGGCACCTATACGGACGCAGTCCTGTGGTCCGAGCAACGCGGTGTCATCGCCAAGGCCAAGGCTCTCACCACCCGGCATGATCTGAGCGTCGGCATTTCGGGCGCGGTTGAGCGTATCGTTACGGAAGCATCCGTGCGTCCAGCAGACATCAGGCTTGTTTCGATGTCGACGACGCTTGCCACCAACGCGCTCGTGGAGGGGCACGGTGGTCGCATCGCGCTCGTCATGGTCGGTTTCTCCAAAGCCGATCTGGAAAAGGCCGATCTTGGAACCGCTCTGGGCTCGGACCCGGTGGTGTTCATTCCAGGCGGGCACGATGTCTATGGCCGCGCGCAGCCGTTCGATCCGGCAGCCTTGATCGAAGCCTTGCCACGCTTGCAGCAGGACGTCACCGGCTTTGCCGTTTGCGCCTATTTTGCCGTGCGCAATCCGGAGCATGAAATCGCTATCCGCGACCTCGTGCGCAAGGAAACCAGACTTCCTGTCACCTGCAGTCATGAATTATCGGCCAAGCTGAATGGCCCGCGCCGCGCCCTGACCACCGTGCTCAATGCCCGGCTCATTGCCATGATCGACCGGCTCGTGGCTGCAACGGAAGGCTTTCTCGACCGGCGCGGCATCCATGCGCCGCTGATGGTGGTGCGGGGCGATGGCGCGCTTGTCTCAGCGGCATTTGCCCGGCACCGGCCGATCGAGACGATACTCTCGGGACCGGCGGCTAGTCTTGTCGGTGCCAGACATATGACGGGCCTTGATAATGCGATCGTCTCGGATATTGGCGGCACGACGACCGACGTCGCGGTTCTGGACAAGGGCCGTCCGCGCCTCGATCCCAACGGTGCGACCGTCGGGGGCTTCCGCACCATGGTGGAAGCGGTGGCCATGCGCACCTTCGGCCTCGGCGGCGACTCGGAAGTATCGCTCGACGACAATGCCATGGCGCCAAGCATCAAGCTCGGACCGAGGCGGCTTGTGCCGCTGTCCCTGCTTGCAACCAATCATGGTGCGGCAGTCATCGATCATCTGGCGCGTCAGGTAAAAGCTGCCAATGCCGGGCGGCTCGACGGACGGTTTGCGCTTCTGACCGGCGTTCCGGCACAGATGGCATCAGGATTGAGCAAAGGCGAGGCTGAACTTTATGAACGCGTCACCGTCGAGCCACGGCCGCTTGACCGGCTGTTGAATTCTGTCTCGCAGGCGGCAACCATCAACCGGCTTGTGGCGCGGGGGCTGGTTCATCTTTCGGGCTTTACGCCGTCGGATGCCTGTCATGTACTTGGCCTACAGAACAACTGGAACGCGGAAGCGGCGCGCTACGGCGCCGTTCTCTATGCACGGCGCAAGGATGGCGCCGGACGCCCGCTCTGCGACACACCGGAGGAAGTTTCCCACCGTACCTTTGACGCGCTGATCCGGCGTTCATCCGAAGTGGTTCTCGAAACGGTCTTTGCCGAGGACGGGCTGGAAGGGCCGGAGACTGTGGCGAGCTCGCTGGTGCAACAGGCTCTTTCAGGCAAAAGCGGGATTGCCGGCGTTCGGCTCGATATAGACCGGCCAGTGATCGGACTGGGCGCGTCGGCGCCAGTCTATTATCCGGCAGTCGGCGACATGCTCGGCACCGAATGCATCGTTCCGGTCGATACCGATGTTGCCAATGCTTTGGGCGCGGTTGTCGGGCAGGTGCGTGTGTCGGTCGAGGCGCATATCAGCCAGCCCGTAGAGGGTTTGTTCCGTGTCATGGCAGGCGAGGTGGTCAGGGATTTCCAGATCGAAGAGGAATCGATCGCCTTTGCGGAAAGTGTCCTGAAGCAGCAGGCCGGGTTATTGGCGCTGGAGGCTGGAACCGACGAAGCCCAGATTACCATCGCCCGAGACATCAGTGCTGCAACCGTCGAAGATCAGCGCAAATTCATCGAGGCCGTGCTCATAGCCACCGCTTCGGGCAGACCGCGCATTGCACATTAG
- a CDS encoding DNA recombination protein RmuC, translating into METSISLDQTLFQLGASTVSVGAALLAAAAITALVVVFAVIAVWRSARMRLVAEIQAEDRARDAEARMGEILKSQSEMQGRMQTMAELFGSRQAELNQSIRERLDGMTSRIGQTMTEQTQSTHENLAKLQERLAVIDTAQNNIQALAGQVVQLQAILANKQTRGAFGQARMEAIVADGLPQGAYEFQATLSNGSRPDCVVRMPNGAPNLVIDAKFPLEAWNAIRASESPEAKKMALAQFRRDVEIHIRDVAEKYLINGETQDTAFLFVPSESIFAEIHENFEGVVQKAHRSRIVIVSPSLLMLSIQVIQAVLKDVRMREQAHLIQGEVIRLMEDVGRLDDRVRRLQTHFGQANKDIDDILVSSSKVTKRGQKIEALEFAEAPVGDVVKDADSARTAASATGQLRLRVVDGED; encoded by the coding sequence ATGGAGACGTCAATTTCGCTCGATCAAACGCTATTTCAGCTCGGCGCCAGCACCGTCTCTGTCGGCGCAGCCCTTCTTGCAGCCGCGGCAATCACCGCGCTCGTCGTGGTTTTCGCTGTCATCGCCGTGTGGCGTTCGGCACGCATGCGGCTCGTCGCCGAAATACAGGCCGAAGACCGGGCACGCGATGCGGAAGCGCGCATGGGCGAAATTCTGAAGAGCCAGTCGGAAATGCAAGGTCGCATGCAGACTATGGCCGAGCTGTTCGGCTCGCGCCAGGCCGAGCTCAATCAGTCGATCCGCGAACGGCTCGACGGAATGACCAGCCGTATCGGCCAGACGATGACCGAACAGACGCAGTCGACGCACGAAAACCTGGCGAAACTGCAGGAACGGCTGGCTGTCATCGACACCGCGCAGAACAATATCCAGGCACTCGCCGGACAGGTGGTGCAACTGCAGGCGATCCTTGCCAACAAGCAGACGCGCGGTGCCTTCGGTCAGGCGCGGATGGAGGCGATCGTCGCCGATGGCCTGCCGCAGGGCGCCTATGAGTTCCAGGCTACGCTTTCCAACGGCAGCCGCCCCGACTGTGTCGTGCGGATGCCGAACGGCGCCCCTAATCTCGTCATCGATGCAAAGTTCCCGCTGGAGGCGTGGAACGCCATTCGCGCGTCCGAAAGCCCGGAAGCCAAGAAAATGGCGCTCGCGCAGTTCCGCCGCGATGTGGAAATCCACATTCGCGATGTGGCGGAAAAATACCTGATCAATGGTGAAACCCAGGACACGGCATTTCTTTTCGTGCCGTCCGAATCGATCTTCGCCGAAATCCATGAGAATTTCGAGGGCGTGGTGCAGAAGGCGCATCGCTCGCGCATCGTCATCGTTTCGCCATCGCTGCTGATGCTGTCCATTCAAGTCATTCAGGCCGTGCTCAAGGATGTGCGTATGCGCGAACAGGCGCATCTGATCCAGGGCGAGGTCATCCGGCTGATGGAAGATGTGGGCCGCCTCGACGATCGGGTTCGCCGCCTGCAGACGCATTTCGGCCAGGCCAACAAGGATATCGACGACATCCTCGTCTCTTCCAGCAAGGTAACCAAGCGCGGCCAGAAGATCGAGGCTCTGGAATTTGCCGAGGCTCCGGTCGGCGATGTCGTAAAAGACGCAGATTCCGCCCGTACTGCTGCGTCAGCGACAGGCCAATTGCGCCTGCGCGTCGTCGATGGGGAAGATTGA
- the def gene encoding peptide deformylase, with amino-acid sequence MSIKPLVILPDPLLRQVSKPVERFDADLRKFSTDMLDTMYDAPGIGLAAIQVGEPLRMLVIDLSKEDEPRAPQIFINPQVLASSDDRNIYEEGCLSIPDYYAEVERPATVRVSYFDIEGKQQEVAADGLLATCLQHEIDHLNGVLFIDHISRLKREMVVKKFKKLAKDRPPSRLAV; translated from the coding sequence ATGTCTATCAAACCGCTTGTTATTCTTCCCGATCCGCTGTTGCGCCAGGTTTCAAAACCTGTGGAGCGCTTTGACGCCGATTTGCGCAAGTTTTCGACCGATATGCTCGATACCATGTATGATGCGCCCGGCATCGGCCTTGCCGCCATTCAGGTCGGCGAACCATTGCGCATGCTGGTGATCGACCTTTCCAAGGAAGATGAGCCGAGAGCTCCTCAGATTTTCATCAATCCGCAGGTATTGGCTTCTAGCGATGACCGTAACATCTACGAGGAAGGCTGCCTCTCGATTCCGGACTACTATGCGGAGGTCGAGCGTCCGGCGACCGTGCGCGTGTCCTATTTTGATATCGAAGGAAAACAGCAGGAAGTAGCGGCCGATGGACTGCTTGCAACCTGCCTGCAGCATGAGATCGATCACCTCAACGGCGTTCTCTTCATCGACCACATATCGCGGTTGAAGCGCGAGATGGTGGTCAAGAAATTCAAGAAACTCGCCAAGGACCGTCCGCCGAGCCGGCTGGCGGTGTGA
- the fmt gene encoding methionyl-tRNA formyltransferase encodes MRIIFMGTPDFSVPILNALIGQGHEIVAVYSQPPRPAGRRGLELTPSPVQRNAEQFGIEVRTPKSLKGEDEQQAFRDLQADVAVVVAYGLILPPAILEGTRLGCYNGHASLLPRWRGAAPIQRAIMAGDVETGIMIMKMDEGLDTGPVAMAEKIKITADMTAGELHDQLSMAGADLMVRAMAALERDSLTLTPQAEEGVTYASKITKVETRIDWTLPAIDVHNRIRGLAPFPGTWCEMEIGENLERVKLLRSILATGVGEPGTVLDDDLRIACGEGAVRLRSLQRAGGKVMDGQEFQRGAKIAQGMRLP; translated from the coding sequence TTGCGCATCATCTTCATGGGAACGCCGGATTTTTCAGTGCCCATCCTCAATGCCTTAATCGGCCAGGGTCACGAAATCGTCGCCGTCTATAGCCAGCCACCACGTCCCGCAGGCCGCCGGGGGCTGGAACTGACGCCCTCGCCCGTGCAGCGCAACGCCGAACAATTCGGTATCGAGGTGCGCACGCCAAAGAGCCTCAAGGGCGAAGACGAGCAGCAGGCATTTCGCGATCTCCAGGCCGATGTCGCTGTCGTCGTCGCCTATGGACTGATTCTGCCTCCTGCAATTCTCGAGGGCACACGGCTTGGCTGCTATAACGGGCACGCTTCGCTACTGCCGCGCTGGCGCGGCGCCGCACCGATCCAGCGCGCGATCATGGCGGGCGATGTCGAAACCGGCATCATGATCATGAAAATGGACGAGGGTCTTGATACCGGTCCGGTCGCCATGGCCGAAAAGATCAAGATCACGGCCGACATGACCGCCGGCGAACTGCATGACCAGCTCAGCATGGCTGGCGCCGATCTGATGGTGCGCGCGATGGCAGCGCTGGAGCGCGACAGCCTGACGCTGACGCCGCAAGCCGAGGAAGGCGTCACCTATGCCTCGAAAATCACCAAGGTAGAGACTCGTATCGACTGGACGCTACCCGCCATCGATGTTCACAACCGAATTCGTGGCCTCGCGCCGTTCCCCGGAACCTGGTGCGAGATGGAAATCGGCGAAAATCTGGAACGTGTGAAGCTGCTGCGCTCGATCCTGGCAACCGGTGTTGGGGAACCTGGTACGGTGCTCGACGACGATTTGCGTATCGCCTGCGGTGAAGGTGCAGTGCGCCTGCGCTCGCTTCAGCGTGCTGGCGGCAAGGTCATGGACGGGCAGGAATTCCAGCGCGGCGCCAAGATCGCGCAGGGGATGCGGCTGCCATGA
- a CDS encoding GNAT family N-acetyltransferase, translating into MNGITVRAAHSDDYPFISDILVTAFAGTDEANLVRRLRHDNDVVLELVALNDKVIIGHILFSRLKLAGAEDFDAVALAPLAVAPAHQGKGAGSKLVRIAHEHLAAAGETLSIVLGEPEYYGRFGYEHQRAAGFESPYQGDYLQAYAFGDAPSSGTLIYAPAFGAL; encoded by the coding sequence ATGAATGGCATCACCGTCCGTGCGGCGCATTCCGACGATTACCCGTTCATTTCTGACATCCTGGTAACGGCTTTCGCGGGAACCGATGAAGCGAATCTCGTTCGCCGCCTGCGGCACGACAATGATGTCGTGCTCGAACTGGTGGCCCTGAACGACAAGGTCATCATCGGACACATCCTGTTTTCGCGACTGAAGCTGGCCGGAGCAGAGGATTTCGATGCCGTTGCGCTTGCTCCACTAGCGGTTGCGCCTGCCCATCAGGGAAAGGGCGCTGGAAGCAAACTGGTGCGAATAGCGCATGAACACCTGGCTGCCGCTGGCGAGACCCTGTCGATTGTCCTGGGCGAACCTGAATATTACGGGCGCTTCGGCTACGAGCACCAAAGGGCGGCGGGTTTCGAGAGCCCTTATCAAGGCGACTATCTCCAAGCCTATGCTTTTGGCGATGCGCCGTCATCCGGGACACTGATCTATGCTCCAGCCTTTGGAGCGCTTTAG
- the truA gene encoding tRNA pseudouridine(38-40) synthase TruA — protein MPRYKLTIEYDGTPYAGWQRQENGHTVQAAIEQAIFKFCGETISLGAAGRTDSGVHATAQVAHVDLTKDWSSSKVREALNAHLVIAGETVGIINVELVGGNFDARFSATGRHYLYRIINRRPPAPLEAHRAWWVKKPLDADAMHDAAQRLIGTHDFTTFRATQCQSKSPVKTLDHLSVSRNGEIIEIRASARSFLHNQIRSFAGTLNEVGCGRWDADDVTAALAARDRKACGPVAPPYGLYLIGVDYPITTGSGRAMPSTP, from the coding sequence GTGCCGCGCTACAAACTGACCATTGAGTATGACGGCACTCCCTATGCGGGCTGGCAGCGGCAGGAAAACGGTCACACCGTCCAGGCGGCCATCGAGCAGGCCATCTTCAAATTCTGCGGCGAAACGATCTCTCTTGGCGCAGCAGGACGCACCGATTCCGGCGTGCACGCGACTGCGCAGGTCGCCCACGTGGATTTGACGAAGGACTGGAGCAGTTCAAAGGTGCGCGAAGCGCTGAACGCACATCTGGTCATCGCCGGAGAAACCGTCGGCATCATCAATGTCGAGCTGGTCGGCGGCAATTTCGATGCGCGGTTTTCGGCGACGGGCCGGCACTATCTCTACCGTATCATCAATCGCCGGCCTCCCGCCCCGCTGGAAGCGCATCGCGCCTGGTGGGTGAAGAAGCCGCTCGACGCGGACGCCATGCACGACGCGGCGCAGCGGCTCATCGGCACGCATGACTTCACCACGTTCCGGGCAACGCAGTGCCAGTCGAAAAGCCCGGTCAAAACACTCGATCATTTAAGCGTTTCGCGTAATGGCGAAATCATCGAAATCAGAGCGTCTGCCCGGTCCTTCCTGCACAACCAGATCCGTTCCTTTGCCGGAACGCTTAATGAAGTCGGTTGCGGCCGCTGGGACGCCGATGATGTCACGGCAGCGCTTGCCGCGCGCGATCGCAAGGCCTGCGGCCCCGTCGCACCGCCCTACGGCCTGTATCTCATTGGCGTGGATTATCCGATCACCACAGGGTCTGGCAGGGCGATGCCCAGCACGCCCTGA
- the dapE gene encoding succinyl-diaminopimelate desuccinylase, whose protein sequence is MKSSTDPVQNLAKLIACPSVTPVEGGALTALQAMLSPLGFSVERPVFSEDGTSDVENLYARRSGNGPHLMFAGHTDVVPVGDEAAWTYPPFSAAIHNGEMYGRGAVDMKGGIACFAAAVARYLDKNGELKGSISFLITGDEEGPSINGTGKLLEWAKAKGESWDAAIVGEPTNPDKLGDMIKIGRRGSLSGTIVVNGVQGHAAYPHLADNPVRGLVTLVDSLLYPVFDEGTKDFQASNLEITTIDVGNTAVNVLPAKATAIFNIRYNDTWTDETLMAEIHNRLDKASGRSKLRPGKKTPVNYELIWRHRPSHVFFTHDEKLIGTLTSSVEAVTGNRPQLSTSGGTSDARFIKDYCPVVEFGLVGKTMHMVDERVALADLETLTQIYERFIADFFA, encoded by the coding sequence ATGAAATCATCGACCGATCCTGTTCAGAACCTCGCCAAACTCATTGCTTGCCCGTCGGTGACGCCTGTCGAAGGCGGTGCCCTGACAGCGCTTCAGGCTATGCTTTCGCCGCTCGGCTTTTCCGTGGAAAGGCCGGTCTTCAGCGAGGATGGCACGTCCGATGTCGAGAACCTCTATGCGCGGCGTTCCGGCAACGGACCGCACCTGATGTTTGCAGGTCATACGGATGTCGTGCCCGTGGGCGATGAGGCAGCATGGACCTATCCCCCGTTCTCTGCTGCCATCCACAATGGCGAGATGTATGGGCGCGGTGCCGTCGACATGAAGGGCGGCATTGCCTGTTTTGCCGCCGCCGTGGCTCGCTACCTTGACAAGAATGGCGAGCTCAAGGGTTCGATTTCGTTCCTGATCACCGGTGACGAGGAAGGCCCGTCCATCAATGGGACAGGCAAGCTGCTGGAATGGGCCAAGGCGAAGGGCGAAAGCTGGGATGCCGCCATCGTTGGTGAGCCGACAAATCCGGACAAGCTCGGCGACATGATCAAGATCGGCCGGAGGGGCTCACTGTCTGGTACGATTGTCGTCAATGGCGTGCAGGGTCATGCCGCCTATCCGCATCTTGCCGACAATCCGGTGCGCGGCCTGGTAACGCTGGTGGACAGCCTGCTCTATCCCGTATTTGACGAAGGGACAAAGGACTTTCAGGCAAGCAATCTGGAAATCACCACCATCGACGTCGGCAATACAGCGGTGAATGTCCTCCCGGCCAAGGCAACGGCGATATTCAACATTCGCTACAATGACACGTGGACCGATGAAACGCTGATGGCGGAGATCCACAACCGCCTCGACAAGGCGTCCGGACGCAGCAAACTGCGCCCGGGCAAGAAAACACCTGTGAACTACGAACTGATCTGGCGCCACCGGCCAAGCCATGTATTTTTTACCCATGACGAGAAGCTGATTGGGACGCTGACATCGTCCGTCGAAGCTGTAACCGGCAACCGGCCACAGCTTTCGACCTCTGGCGGCACCTCGGATGCCCGCTTCATCAAGGATTATTGCCCGGTGGTCGAGTTTGGTCTTGTGGGCAAGACGATGCATATGGTTGATGAGCGGGTGGCGCTTGCGGATCTTGAAACGCTGACCCAGATCTATGAACGCTTTATCGCCGACTTCTTTGCGTAA
- a CDS encoding 2-dehydropantoate 2-reductase, with protein sequence MISDDSRIVIAGAGSIGCYVGGCLAAAGRDVIFLVRPRVEAALRQNGLKIVDLDGTEKLVPPERLALAVDPAAAFEQADIILVAVKSGATEEIAKLIARHAPSTAIVISLQNGINNARVLHRNLPTGFTVISGMVPFNVVQSETDGAALIVRRTTEGTVLIDDKPGDLADELSVQGLDVRHSPDMQGVLWGKLLMNLNNAANALSNLPLAKQLADRNWRLLLADQMIEGLNVMKAHGIVPSKIQGVSPGLLPWILRLPNFLFRIVAKKMLNIDPRARSSMWEDLSRGRPTEIDYLQGEIVRLAGEKNVAIPLTQKVVGCVKQAEGKPLRSHSVEEIRTARA encoded by the coding sequence ATGATCTCAGACGATAGCCGGATTGTCATTGCCGGTGCCGGTTCGATTGGTTGTTATGTCGGCGGATGTCTTGCGGCGGCAGGCAGGGATGTGATCTTCCTGGTCAGACCACGTGTTGAGGCCGCGCTCCGGCAAAATGGCCTTAAGATCGTCGATCTGGATGGAACGGAGAAACTGGTTCCGCCGGAGCGGTTGGCGCTCGCAGTCGACCCGGCCGCGGCTTTCGAGCAGGCAGACATCATTCTCGTTGCCGTCAAGAGCGGTGCGACGGAAGAGATCGCCAAGCTGATCGCCCGGCATGCGCCGTCAACGGCAATCGTTATAAGCCTGCAAAACGGCATCAACAACGCGAGGGTCCTGCACCGAAATCTGCCGACTGGCTTCACTGTGATTTCCGGTATGGTGCCATTCAACGTCGTTCAGTCCGAAACGGATGGCGCAGCGCTGATCGTAAGGCGGACGACCGAAGGCACCGTTCTTATCGACGATAAGCCGGGGGACCTTGCCGATGAACTTTCCGTGCAAGGCCTCGACGTTCGCCACAGTCCGGACATGCAGGGCGTGCTGTGGGGCAAACTGTTGATGAATCTTAACAATGCAGCCAACGCCTTGTCGAATCTGCCTCTTGCCAAGCAGCTTGCTGATCGAAACTGGCGGCTCCTTCTGGCCGATCAAATGATCGAGGGCCTGAACGTCATGAAAGCGCATGGCATCGTGCCATCAAAGATTCAGGGCGTGTCGCCCGGGCTGCTTCCCTGGATCCTGCGCCTGCCCAACTTTCTTTTCCGCATTGTCGCGAAGAAGATGCTCAATATCGATCCTCGCGCCCGTTCTTCCATGTGGGAGGACCTTTCACGTGGCCGCCCAACGGAAATCGACTATCTTCAGGGTGAAATCGTTCGATTGGCGGGCGAGAAAAATGTCGCGATACCCCTCACGCAGAAGGTTGTCGGCTGCGTGAAGCAGGCGGAGGGAAAGCCGCTCCGAAGCCATTCGGTTGAGGAGATTCGGACGGCACGAGCCTGA
- the dapD gene encoding 2,3,4,5-tetrahydropyridine-2,6-dicarboxylate N-succinyltransferase, with protein MSKPDLTSLEKTIDKAFDERDAISTETRGEIREAVETSLLLLDSGTVRVAEKQADGVWKTNQWLKKAVLLSFRLNPMGIIEGGPGGAAWWDKVPSKFDGWGATEFAKAGIRTVPNAIVRRSAYIAPGVILMPSFVNLGAYVGEGTMVDTWAGVGSCAQIGKHVHLSGGVGIGGVLEPMQAGPTIIEDNCFIGARSEVVEGCIVREGAVLGMGVFIGKSTKIVDRATGEIFYGEVPPYSVVVAGTLPGKPFPNGEPGPGLYCAVIVKRVDEKTRSKTSINELLRD; from the coding sequence ATGTCCAAGCCCGATCTGACCAGTCTCGAAAAGACGATCGACAAGGCCTTCGATGAGCGCGATGCAATCAGCACCGAAACGCGCGGCGAAATTCGCGAAGCCGTCGAAACGTCGCTGCTGTTGCTCGACAGCGGTACCGTACGTGTTGCCGAGAAGCAGGCAGATGGGGTCTGGAAAACCAATCAGTGGCTGAAAAAGGCTGTTCTCCTGTCGTTTCGTCTCAATCCAATGGGCATTATTGAGGGCGGTCCGGGCGGCGCAGCCTGGTGGGACAAGGTGCCCTCGAAGTTCGATGGCTGGGGCGCGACAGAATTTGCCAAGGCAGGAATCCGCACTGTCCCGAACGCCATCGTCCGCCGCTCGGCCTATATCGCACCGGGTGTGATTCTGATGCCGTCCTTCGTTAATCTCGGCGCCTATGTCGGCGAGGGTACGATGGTCGATACCTGGGCGGGCGTGGGTTCGTGTGCCCAGATCGGCAAGCATGTGCATCTTTCTGGCGGCGTCGGCATCGGCGGCGTTCTGGAGCCGATGCAGGCGGGGCCTACGATCATCGAAGACAATTGCTTCATCGGTGCGCGTTCGGAAGTGGTCGAGGGATGCATCGTTCGCGAAGGCGCTGTCCTTGGCATGGGTGTATTCATCGGTAAATCGACTAAGATCGTTGACCGTGCGACCGGCGAAATTTTTTACGGCGAAGTGCCGCCCTATTCAGTGGTGGTTGCCGGTACATTGCCGGGCAAGCCTTTCCCCAACGGCGAGCCGGGCCCGGGCCTTTACTGCGCGGTGATCGTCAAGCGCGTCGACGAAAAGACACGCTCAAAGACGTCTATCAACGAGCTGCTGCGCGACTGA
- a CDS encoding LOG family protein, whose amino-acid sequence MNTDEKNSWTPFSHSSEAVRRVETAPDTPQTQSATYRLAFADPEFMTRRDLRAVRLQLELLKPEMALAERGIRSTVVLFGGARIPEPGGAAWAAKNETQKKNLEANSRYYAEARKFAQLCSIYSSTTYNREFVVVTGGGPGVMEAGNRGAADVGAPTIGLNIVLPHEQAPNAYVTPELCFNFHYFAIRKMHFLMRAKAMAIFPGGFGTMDETFEALTLIQTGRMERIPFLLFGKSFWEKAINFDFLAEQGVISPSDRELITFVDKAEEAWEVIRTFYDLE is encoded by the coding sequence TTGAATACCGATGAAAAAAATAGCTGGACGCCGTTTTCCCACTCCTCAGAAGCGGTGCGCCGTGTAGAGACAGCGCCTGACACGCCGCAAACCCAATCGGCTACCTACCGGCTGGCCTTCGCCGATCCTGAATTCATGACGCGCCGCGACTTGCGTGCCGTTCGACTGCAGTTGGAATTGCTGAAGCCTGAGATGGCGCTCGCTGAACGCGGCATCCGTTCCACCGTTGTCCTGTTCGGCGGCGCGCGTATCCCCGAGCCGGGGGGTGCTGCCTGGGCCGCCAAGAACGAGACGCAGAAAAAAAACCTCGAAGCCAATTCGCGTTATTACGCCGAAGCGCGCAAATTCGCGCAGCTTTGCTCCATCTACTCCTCCACAACCTATAATCGCGAGTTCGTGGTCGTAACCGGCGGCGGTCCAGGCGTGATGGAAGCGGGCAATCGCGGCGCCGCGGATGTTGGCGCTCCGACGATCGGCCTCAATATTGTTTTACCGCACGAACAGGCACCCAATGCCTATGTCACGCCGGAGCTTTGCTTCAATTTCCACTATTTTGCCATCCGCAAAATGCATTTCCTGATGCGTGCCAAAGCCATGGCAATCTTTCCGGGCGGCTTCGGTACGATGGATGAGACGTTCGAGGCGCTGACGCTCATCCAAACGGGACGGATGGAGCGCATTCCCTTCCTGCTGTTTGGCAAATCGTTCTGGGAAAAGGCCATCAATTTCGATTTCCTCGCCGAACAGGGTGTCATCTCGCCGTCAGATCGCGAATTGATTACCTTTGTCGACAAAGCCGAGGAAGCCTGGGAGGTTATCCGAACCTTCTACGACCTGGAGTAA